One window of the Xiphias gladius isolate SHS-SW01 ecotype Sanya breed wild chromosome 11, ASM1685928v1, whole genome shotgun sequence genome contains the following:
- the pyroxd2 gene encoding pyridine nucleotide-disulfide oxidoreductase domain-containing protein 2 isoform X3 encodes MAAAVWTDRGRKAAAVVGTATRSRSSHAALKSQYDALVVGGGHNGLVAAAYLQRGGLKTAVLERRHVLGGAAVSEEIFPGFHFSRCSYLLSLLRPHIYTDLELKKHGLKVYMRDPHAFTPMLEEGVKGAPPRSLTLGSDPAMNQMEIGKFSQKDAKAFPAFFAHLEKLAGAIHPLLDAPPVDIPGVTAGSLRKRLGAAKTLMPLVKCGLKLGRNIPDFYEIITAPIMKILNRWFESEPLRATLATDAVIGAMTSPSNPGSGYVLLHHVMGELEKEKGAWGYVEGGMGGVSQAIASAARSFGVDIFTEKDVGQILVGSDGAAKGVVLKDGTEISSKVVLSNATTYVTFKNLTPQAALSPEFIKAVDQIDYTSPVTKINVAVDKLPNFLASPTPDDKPGPHHQCSIHLNCESVEVLETAYKEAMNGRPSVRPMLEMTIPSVLDPTLAPPGCHVVSLFTQFTPYHIDGREWTDQDREAFADTAFDWVEQYAPGFKKSVVGRDILAPPDLERIFGLTGGAVV; translated from the exons ATGGCTGCAGCGGTGTGGACTGACCGAGGGAGGAAGGCTGCGGCTGTTGTGGGGACAGCGACGAGGTCCAGATCCAGTCACGCCGCTTTAAAGTCCCAGTATGACGCGCTGGTCGTCGGAGGAG GACACAATGGACTGGTGGCG GCCGCCTATCTTCAGAGGGGAGGACTGAAGACGGCGGTGCTGGAGCGTAGACATGTGCTGGGAGGAGCAGCTGTTTCAGAGGAGATCTTCCCTG GTTTCCACTTCTCCAGGTGCTCCTATTTGCTCAGTTTGTTACGACCCCACATATACACAGACCTGGAGCTCAAG AAACATGGGCTGAAGGTGTATATGAGAGACCCCCATGCTTTCACCCCTATGTTGGAGGAGGGGGTGAAAGGTGCTCCACCGAGGTCTCTCACCCTGGGCTCAGATCCGGCCATGAACCAGATGGAGATCGGCAAATTTTCCCAGAAGGATGCTAAG GCTTTTCCGGCTTTTTTTGCACACCTTGAGAAGCTAGCAGGAGCTATCCACCCTCTCTTGGATGCTCCTCCGGTTGACATTCCAGGTGTCACCGCTGGATCACTGAGAAAGAGGCTGGGTGCAGCCAAAACACTGATGCCCCTCGTCAAATGTG gtcTGAAACTGGGCAGAAACATTCCCGACTTTTATGAGATTATAACTGCTCCAATAATGAAG ATTCTCAATCGGTGGTTTGAGTCGGAGCCACTGAGAGCGACACTGGCTACTGATGCTGTGATAGGAGCCATGACCAGTCCAAGTAATCCTGGTAGTGG GTACGTGCTCTTACATCATGTGATGGGAGAGttggagaaggaaaaaggagcATGGGGTTATGTGGAGGGAGGCATGGGAGGCGTGTCTCAGGCTATTGCTAGTGCTGCTCGATCCTTCGGTGTAGACATTTTCACTGAGAAG GATGTAGGACAGATCCTGGTTGGTTCAGATGGTGCTGCCAAGGGAGTGGTGTTAAAGGACGGCACAGAGATCTCCAGTAAAGTTGTTTTATCAAATGCTACCACATATGTCACCTTCAAGAACCTCACGCCACAG gctGCTCTCTCTCCAGAGTTCATCAAAGCCGTAGACCAGATAGACTACACATCACCTGTTACCAAGATCAATG tggcAGTGGACAAGCTACCAAACTTCCTAGCGTCTCCCACACCAGATGATAAACCTGGACCCCACCATCAGTGCTCCATTCATCTCAACTGTGAAAGCGTAGAGGTCCTGGAGACTGCATACAAAGAGGCCATGAATGGACGTCCCTCAGTAAG ACCCATGCTGGAGATGACCATCCCCTCCGTGTTGGATCCTACTCTGGCTCCCCCCGGCTGCCACGTTGTGTCATTGTTCACCCAATTCACCCCCTACCACATTGACGGCAGGGAGTGGACTGACCAGGACCGAGAGGCCTTCGCAGACACTG CATTTGACTGGGTGGAGCAATACGCCCCTGGGTTTAAAAAGTCCGTCGTGGGAAGGGACATCCTGGCACCACCTGACCTGGAGAGGATCTTTGGGCTCACTGGAGGG GCGGTGGTGTGA
- the pyroxd2 gene encoding pyridine nucleotide-disulfide oxidoreductase domain-containing protein 2 isoform X2 yields the protein MAAAVWTDRGRKAAAVVGTATRSRSSHAALKSQYDALVVGGGHNGLVAKHGLKVYMRDPHAFTPMLEEGVKGAPPRSLTLGSDPAMNQMEIGKFSQKDAKAFPAFFAHLEKLAGAIHPLLDAPPVDIPGVTAGSLRKRLGAAKTLMPLVKCGLKLGRNIPDFYEIITAPIMKILNRWFESEPLRATLATDAVIGAMTSPSNPGSGYVLLHHVMGELEKEKGAWGYVEGGMGGVSQAIASAARSFGVDIFTEKDVGQILVGSDGAAKGVVLKDGTEISSKVVLSNATTYVTFKNLTPQAALSPEFIKAVDQIDYTSPVTKINVAVDKLPNFLASPTPDDKPGPHHQCSIHLNCESVEVLETAYKEAMNGRPSVRPMLEMTIPSVLDPTLAPPGCHVVSLFTQFTPYHIDGREWTDQDREAFADTAFDWVEQYAPGFKKSVVGRDILAPPDLERIFGLTGGNIFHGSMSLDQLYLARPLPFLSDYRSPIKGLYLCGSGCHPGGGVMGSPGWNAALTVMADLKRH from the exons ATGGCTGCAGCGGTGTGGACTGACCGAGGGAGGAAGGCTGCGGCTGTTGTGGGGACAGCGACGAGGTCCAGATCCAGTCACGCCGCTTTAAAGTCCCAGTATGACGCGCTGGTCGTCGGAGGAG GACACAATGGACTGGTGGCG AAACATGGGCTGAAGGTGTATATGAGAGACCCCCATGCTTTCACCCCTATGTTGGAGGAGGGGGTGAAAGGTGCTCCACCGAGGTCTCTCACCCTGGGCTCAGATCCGGCCATGAACCAGATGGAGATCGGCAAATTTTCCCAGAAGGATGCTAAG GCTTTTCCGGCTTTTTTTGCACACCTTGAGAAGCTAGCAGGAGCTATCCACCCTCTCTTGGATGCTCCTCCGGTTGACATTCCAGGTGTCACCGCTGGATCACTGAGAAAGAGGCTGGGTGCAGCCAAAACACTGATGCCCCTCGTCAAATGTG gtcTGAAACTGGGCAGAAACATTCCCGACTTTTATGAGATTATAACTGCTCCAATAATGAAG ATTCTCAATCGGTGGTTTGAGTCGGAGCCACTGAGAGCGACACTGGCTACTGATGCTGTGATAGGAGCCATGACCAGTCCAAGTAATCCTGGTAGTGG GTACGTGCTCTTACATCATGTGATGGGAGAGttggagaaggaaaaaggagcATGGGGTTATGTGGAGGGAGGCATGGGAGGCGTGTCTCAGGCTATTGCTAGTGCTGCTCGATCCTTCGGTGTAGACATTTTCACTGAGAAG GATGTAGGACAGATCCTGGTTGGTTCAGATGGTGCTGCCAAGGGAGTGGTGTTAAAGGACGGCACAGAGATCTCCAGTAAAGTTGTTTTATCAAATGCTACCACATATGTCACCTTCAAGAACCTCACGCCACAG gctGCTCTCTCTCCAGAGTTCATCAAAGCCGTAGACCAGATAGACTACACATCACCTGTTACCAAGATCAATG tggcAGTGGACAAGCTACCAAACTTCCTAGCGTCTCCCACACCAGATGATAAACCTGGACCCCACCATCAGTGCTCCATTCATCTCAACTGTGAAAGCGTAGAGGTCCTGGAGACTGCATACAAAGAGGCCATGAATGGACGTCCCTCAGTAAG ACCCATGCTGGAGATGACCATCCCCTCCGTGTTGGATCCTACTCTGGCTCCCCCCGGCTGCCACGTTGTGTCATTGTTCACCCAATTCACCCCCTACCACATTGACGGCAGGGAGTGGACTGACCAGGACCGAGAGGCCTTCGCAGACACTG CATTTGACTGGGTGGAGCAATACGCCCCTGGGTTTAAAAAGTCCGTCGTGGGAAGGGACATCCTGGCACCACCTGACCTGGAGAGGATCTTTGGGCTCACTGGAGGG AATATCTTTCATGGCTCAATGTCACTGGACCAGCTCTACCTCGCACGACCTTTGCCCTTTCTCTCAGACTACCGTTCACCAATTAAAGGGCTATATCTGTGTGGCAGTGGCTGTCATCCAG GCGGTGGTGTGATGGGTTCTCCCGGATGGAACGCAGCGCTCACAGTCATGGCTGACCTGAAACGTCACTGA
- the pyroxd2 gene encoding pyridine nucleotide-disulfide oxidoreductase domain-containing protein 2 isoform X1 encodes MAAAVWTDRGRKAAAVVGTATRSRSSHAALKSQYDALVVGGGHNGLVAAAYLQRGGLKTAVLERRHVLGGAAVSEEIFPGFHFSRCSYLLSLLRPHIYTDLELKKHGLKVYMRDPHAFTPMLEEGVKGAPPRSLTLGSDPAMNQMEIGKFSQKDAKAFPAFFAHLEKLAGAIHPLLDAPPVDIPGVTAGSLRKRLGAAKTLMPLVKCGLKLGRNIPDFYEIITAPIMKILNRWFESEPLRATLATDAVIGAMTSPSNPGSGYVLLHHVMGELEKEKGAWGYVEGGMGGVSQAIASAARSFGVDIFTEKDVGQILVGSDGAAKGVVLKDGTEISSKVVLSNATTYVTFKNLTPQAALSPEFIKAVDQIDYTSPVTKINVAVDKLPNFLASPTPDDKPGPHHQCSIHLNCESVEVLETAYKEAMNGRPSVRPMLEMTIPSVLDPTLAPPGCHVVSLFTQFTPYHIDGREWTDQDREAFADTAFDWVEQYAPGFKKSVVGRDILAPPDLERIFGLTGGNIFHGSMSLDQLYLARPLPFLSDYRSPIKGLYLCGSGCHPGGGVMGSPGWNAALTVMADLKRH; translated from the exons ATGGCTGCAGCGGTGTGGACTGACCGAGGGAGGAAGGCTGCGGCTGTTGTGGGGACAGCGACGAGGTCCAGATCCAGTCACGCCGCTTTAAAGTCCCAGTATGACGCGCTGGTCGTCGGAGGAG GACACAATGGACTGGTGGCG GCCGCCTATCTTCAGAGGGGAGGACTGAAGACGGCGGTGCTGGAGCGTAGACATGTGCTGGGAGGAGCAGCTGTTTCAGAGGAGATCTTCCCTG GTTTCCACTTCTCCAGGTGCTCCTATTTGCTCAGTTTGTTACGACCCCACATATACACAGACCTGGAGCTCAAG AAACATGGGCTGAAGGTGTATATGAGAGACCCCCATGCTTTCACCCCTATGTTGGAGGAGGGGGTGAAAGGTGCTCCACCGAGGTCTCTCACCCTGGGCTCAGATCCGGCCATGAACCAGATGGAGATCGGCAAATTTTCCCAGAAGGATGCTAAG GCTTTTCCGGCTTTTTTTGCACACCTTGAGAAGCTAGCAGGAGCTATCCACCCTCTCTTGGATGCTCCTCCGGTTGACATTCCAGGTGTCACCGCTGGATCACTGAGAAAGAGGCTGGGTGCAGCCAAAACACTGATGCCCCTCGTCAAATGTG gtcTGAAACTGGGCAGAAACATTCCCGACTTTTATGAGATTATAACTGCTCCAATAATGAAG ATTCTCAATCGGTGGTTTGAGTCGGAGCCACTGAGAGCGACACTGGCTACTGATGCTGTGATAGGAGCCATGACCAGTCCAAGTAATCCTGGTAGTGG GTACGTGCTCTTACATCATGTGATGGGAGAGttggagaaggaaaaaggagcATGGGGTTATGTGGAGGGAGGCATGGGAGGCGTGTCTCAGGCTATTGCTAGTGCTGCTCGATCCTTCGGTGTAGACATTTTCACTGAGAAG GATGTAGGACAGATCCTGGTTGGTTCAGATGGTGCTGCCAAGGGAGTGGTGTTAAAGGACGGCACAGAGATCTCCAGTAAAGTTGTTTTATCAAATGCTACCACATATGTCACCTTCAAGAACCTCACGCCACAG gctGCTCTCTCTCCAGAGTTCATCAAAGCCGTAGACCAGATAGACTACACATCACCTGTTACCAAGATCAATG tggcAGTGGACAAGCTACCAAACTTCCTAGCGTCTCCCACACCAGATGATAAACCTGGACCCCACCATCAGTGCTCCATTCATCTCAACTGTGAAAGCGTAGAGGTCCTGGAGACTGCATACAAAGAGGCCATGAATGGACGTCCCTCAGTAAG ACCCATGCTGGAGATGACCATCCCCTCCGTGTTGGATCCTACTCTGGCTCCCCCCGGCTGCCACGTTGTGTCATTGTTCACCCAATTCACCCCCTACCACATTGACGGCAGGGAGTGGACTGACCAGGACCGAGAGGCCTTCGCAGACACTG CATTTGACTGGGTGGAGCAATACGCCCCTGGGTTTAAAAAGTCCGTCGTGGGAAGGGACATCCTGGCACCACCTGACCTGGAGAGGATCTTTGGGCTCACTGGAGGG AATATCTTTCATGGCTCAATGTCACTGGACCAGCTCTACCTCGCACGACCTTTGCCCTTTCTCTCAGACTACCGTTCACCAATTAAAGGGCTATATCTGTGTGGCAGTGGCTGTCATCCAG GCGGTGGTGTGATGGGTTCTCCCGGATGGAACGCAGCGCTCACAGTCATGGCTGACCTGAAACGTCACTGA